The following proteins come from a genomic window of Deltaproteobacteria bacterium:
- a CDS encoding DUF4388 domain-containing protein, with protein sequence MTTASYSVSSSTAPDSCMVSSLETWPLYDLLLWLHESHRTAMVRVGFSLDAGVIFFRNGHLIRCEYKMLRGEEALWCLLGVNDGDFSLIQRAIPEVSANIWRPTAEILLQYFHSNGHKRQIETA encoded by the coding sequence ATGACAACCGCAAGCTATTCTGTTTCATCATCGACTGCTCCTGACTCGTGTATGGTCAGTTCATTAGAGACTTGGCCGCTTTATGATCTTTTATTATGGCTACACGAATCTCACCGAACTGCCATGGTAAGGGTCGGTTTTAGTTTAGATGCTGGTGTAATCTTTTTTAGAAACGGTCACCTTATACGTTGTGAATACAAAATGCTTAGAGGCGAAGAGGCACTCTGGTGTTTATTAGGGGTAAATGATGGTGATTTTTCTTTAATTCAGCGTGCAATTCCTGAAGTGAGCGCCAATATATGGCGACCCACGGCTGAGATATTACTGCAATATTTTCACTCAAATGGTCATAAACGGCAAATTGAGACTGCTTAG
- a CDS encoding NAD(P)(+) transhydrogenase (Re/Si-specific) subunit beta, with translation MTQTTLIGLTYFVSSILFIFGLRSLGSPRTARRGMHMAEIGMVLAITGTLLNHQIITYEWIIIGGLAGSLLGIIIAVWTPMTAMPQRTALSHAFGALAAALVGIAHFYEHGSQLHTIELVTLDFEVMFGSLTVTGSLIAFAKLQTWLPGRPLIYRGQNIFNVLLFFTIIGIAIYVIIVPTASPLFYVMVGLATLFGILLVLPIGAADMPVVIALLNSYAGLAAAATGFALQNNILIVAGALDGASGFILSIVMSRAMNRSITNVLFGAFGKPAANTEVSMADKSYRSTSNEEAATIIDAAERVIIVPGYGMAVSQAQHSVKKLVELLSHKGTNVRFAIHPVAGRMPGHMNVLLAEAGIDYELLFDMEQINDDFVNTDVAIIIGANDVVNPAARNNKDSPIYGMPILNAERARSIMVLKRSMRPGFAGIDNELFYKSNTMMVFGDAQKTIEALITEIKELRS, from the coding sequence ATGACACAAACAACTCTCATTGGGCTTACTTATTTTGTTTCCTCTATACTGTTTATATTTGGTTTACGCAGCCTCGGCTCACCACGCACAGCACGACGAGGCATGCATATGGCAGAGATTGGTATGGTGCTTGCCATTACCGGTACCTTACTAAACCATCAAATTATCACCTACGAATGGATCATTATTGGCGGTTTAGCAGGTTCACTGCTCGGCATTATTATAGCGGTATGGACACCAATGACCGCTATGCCACAGCGAACCGCACTATCACATGCTTTTGGCGCTTTAGCTGCCGCCTTAGTTGGTATCGCACACTTTTATGAACACGGCTCTCAACTACATACCATTGAATTAGTTACACTAGATTTTGAAGTAATGTTCGGCAGTCTTACGGTTACTGGCTCTTTAATCGCATTTGCTAAACTACAAACCTGGTTACCTGGACGCCCATTAATATATCGTGGTCAAAATATTTTTAATGTATTATTGTTCTTCACCATTATTGGCATTGCCATTTACGTAATTATTGTACCTACTGCATCTCCTCTTTTTTATGTAATGGTAGGCTTAGCCACCTTATTTGGTATTTTACTGGTATTGCCTATCGGTGCTGCTGATATGCCCGTGGTTATCGCTTTATTAAATTCCTATGCTGGTTTAGCAGCGGCGGCGACCGGCTTTGCCCTGCAAAATAATATTCTTATTGTTGCTGGTGCTCTCGATGGTGCTTCGGGATTTATTTTATCGATAGTTATGTCGCGAGCGATGAATCGTTCTATCACCAATGTATTATTTGGCGCTTTTGGTAAACCAGCAGCAAATACTGAAGTTAGCATGGCTGACAAAAGTTATCGCAGTACCAGCAATGAAGAAGCGGCAACTATTATTGACGCAGCAGAGCGAGTAATTATTGTGCCTGGTTATGGTATGGCTGTATCTCAAGCACAGCATTCGGTTAAAAAACTGGTTGAATTGCTGAGCCATAAAGGTACTAACGTTCGTTTTGCAATTCATCCAGTAGCTGGTCGCATGCCAGGCCACATGAATGTGCTACTTGCCGAAGCTGGGATTGATTATGAATTACTCTTTGACATGGAACAGATTAACGACGATTTTGTAAACACCGATGTTGCCATAATCATCGGTGCTAATGATGTAGTAAATCCTGCAGCACGCAATAATAAAGATAGTCCGATTTATGGCATGCCCATTTTAAATGCAGAGCGTGCGCGTTCAATAATGGTATTAAAGCGTTCGATGCGCCCCGGATTTGCAGGCATTGATAACGAGCTTTTTTATAAATCTAATACCATGATGGTCTTTGGTGACGCACAGAAAACTATTGAAGCTTTAATTACTGAAATTAAAGAACTGCGTTCTTAA
- a CDS encoding NAD(P) transhydrogenase subunit alpha, translated as MSEAALQIMELYIFVLAGVVGYHIIHRVPPLLHTPLMSATNAVSAISVVGAILVAGGHYGRIATVLGTIAVAAAMTNVVGGFLITERMLKMFRSTKPKM; from the coding sequence ATGTCTGAAGCTGCCTTACAAATCATGGAACTTTATATTTTTGTACTAGCTGGAGTCGTTGGCTATCACATTATTCACCGTGTACCACCGCTACTGCACACACCACTTATGTCTGCTACTAACGCTGTTTCAGCAATATCAGTAGTTGGTGCAATTTTAGTTGCTGGTGGTCATTATGGCCGTATCGCTACCGTGCTCGGCACTATCGCAGTTGCAGCAGCTATGACCAATGTAGTTGGTGGCTTTTTAATTACTGAGCGTATGCTAAAAATGTTTCGTAGTACTAAGCCTAAAATGTAG
- a CDS encoding Re/Si-specific NAD(P)(+) transhydrogenase subunit alpha: protein MKIGVIKESTPGELRVAMVPDTVKQMLKIGHSFFIETGAGQIAGYPDTLYTQAGATLVSRQEAASADILLQVRGPSANPANGAADLDLMHAKQIIVALLDPLGASTAVAKLAEYQLTTFALELLPRITRAQSMDVLSSMANLAGYKAVLLAANNAPRIFPLMITAAGTLKAAKVLVLGAGVAGLQAIATAKRLGAVVEAYDVRPEVREQVYSVGGKFIDLALDTSNLSDQSGYAKEQTAEHLAKQQEALAQYVRNADVIITTALIPGRRAPILLTKAMMQGMKPGAIIVDLAAEQGGNCALTKAGEIIFIDDVQIIGPLNLTSSMATHASQLYAKNIANFVQNLCDQQGQLNINLDDPIINSTLITRDGAIVNSRLKPL, encoded by the coding sequence ATGAAAATCGGGGTCATCAAAGAATCAACACCCGGCGAATTACGTGTCGCAATGGTGCCAGACACCGTAAAGCAAATGCTTAAAATCGGCCATTCATTTTTCATTGAAACTGGGGCAGGACAAATCGCAGGTTATCCTGATACACTTTACACCCAAGCAGGGGCTACACTAGTCAGTCGTCAAGAAGCAGCAAGCGCTGATATTTTGTTACAAGTTAGAGGGCCGAGTGCTAATCCAGCAAATGGTGCGGCCGATTTAGATCTTATGCATGCAAAACAAATTATTGTTGCTCTGCTTGATCCTTTAGGTGCCTCAACTGCAGTAGCCAAGCTTGCTGAGTACCAGCTGACCACTTTTGCCCTTGAGTTGCTGCCACGCATTACTCGTGCCCAATCGATGGATGTGCTTTCATCAATGGCAAATCTGGCTGGCTATAAAGCGGTATTGCTTGCAGCTAATAACGCACCGCGTATTTTCCCCCTAATGATCACTGCCGCAGGTACTTTAAAAGCCGCTAAGGTACTGGTTTTGGGTGCAGGAGTAGCTGGCTTGCAAGCAATTGCCACAGCAAAACGATTAGGCGCAGTAGTTGAAGCTTATGATGTTCGTCCTGAAGTGCGCGAACAAGTATATTCTGTAGGCGGTAAATTTATTGATTTGGCTCTTGATACCAGCAATCTCTCGGATCAAAGCGGTTATGCTAAAGAACAAACTGCCGAGCACTTAGCTAAGCAGCAAGAAGCGCTAGCCCAATATGTTCGCAACGCTGACGTTATTATTACTACCGCCTTAATCCCTGGCAGACGCGCTCCTATACTACTTACTAAAGCAATGATGCAGGGGATGAAACCTGGTGCGATAATAGTTGATCTTGCTGCTGAACAAGGTGGCAATTGTGCATTAACCAAAGCTGGTGAAATTATTTTTATTGATGATGTACAAATAATCGGTCCGTTGAATTTAACTTCATCTATGGCAACCCATGCTAGTCAACTCTATGCTAAAAATATCGCTAATTTCGTACAAAATCTTTGCGACCAACAAGGACAGTTAAATATAAACTTAGACGATCCAATTATAAACAGTACATTGATAACTCGCGATGGCGCGATAGTTAATTCACGTTTAAAACCCCTATGA